One Pseudomonadota bacterium DNA window includes the following coding sequences:
- a CDS encoding nitroreductase, whose amino-acid sequence MNDIDGQLIDLLLTRRSTLAREMNEPGPDREDLETILTAATRVPDHGKLAPWRFIVFQGKARETFGEVIASALAAENESLTPAMLDRLRVFPSFAPTLVVVASTPNTDTRIPVWEQTLSAGAACQNLLTAAVSLGYAAQWLTGPAAYSGGILSYLGLRADDRIAGFFFLGSPTEKPLLERPRPMLDDVVSWR is encoded by the coding sequence TTGAATGATATTGATGGTCAGCTCATCGATTTGCTGCTGACGCGTCGCTCGACGCTGGCGCGGGAGATGAACGAGCCGGGTCCTGACCGGGAGGATCTTGAGACGATTTTGACCGCGGCGACCCGCGTTCCCGATCACGGCAAGCTCGCACCGTGGCGCTTCATCGTCTTTCAGGGAAAAGCCCGGGAAACGTTTGGGGAAGTTATCGCTTCAGCGCTGGCGGCCGAGAATGAGTCGCTGACGCCGGCGATGCTCGACAGGCTCCGTGTGTTTCCCTCGTTCGCGCCGACGCTGGTGGTCGTTGCTTCCACGCCGAATACTGACACTCGAATCCCGGTTTGGGAACAAACCCTGTCGGCCGGCGCTGCCTGTCAGAACCTGCTGACCGCCGCCGTTTCGTTGGGCTATGCCGCCCAGTGGCTGACGGGACCCGCGGCGTATAGCGGCGGCATTCTGTCGTATCTGGGGCTGCGCGCAGATGACCGCATCGCCGGATTTTTCTTTCTCGGGTCGCCGACTGAGAAGCCGCTGCTGGAACGGCCGCGGCCGATGCTCGACGACGTGGTGTCGTGGCGCTGA
- a CDS encoding RNA polymerase sigma factor: protein MDDSIDESLQLLADTSFRGYVRKLVRFSDRADDVLQTVAEKLLTRGGGVRDPRRFLLSAARNTVIDEFRSSERRDAREQDYADVSPATSDEPEAACESKQFLESLDAALGELPLLTQSLFSAHYIQGYTQQDLASEHDLHLSTVEKHLRRARRHCFSCLSTDPI from the coding sequence GTGGACGACTCGATCGATGAGTCCCTGCAGCTGCTTGCGGACACGTCATTCCGTGGCTACGTGCGGAAGCTTGTCAGATTCTCTGATCGCGCTGATGACGTGCTGCAGACTGTTGCGGAGAAGCTGCTCACCCGCGGCGGCGGGGTGCGTGATCCGCGCCGTTTTCTTCTCAGTGCTGCCCGCAATACCGTCATTGACGAATTTCGATCCAGCGAAAGACGGGACGCGCGGGAGCAGGATTATGCTGATGTATCGCCCGCAACCAGCGATGAACCAGAAGCCGCCTGCGAGTCGAAACAGTTCCTGGAATCGCTTGACGCTGCGCTTGGCGAGCTCCCGCTGCTGACGCAGAGTCTGTTTTCCGCGCACTATATCCAGGGTTACACGCAGCAGGACCTGGCGAGCGAGCACGACCTCCATCTGTCAACGGTCGAGAAGCATCTGCGTCGCGCTCGCAGGCACTGCTTCAGCTGTCTTTCTACCGATCCCATCTAA
- a CDS encoding DUF1513 domain-containing protein has product MPGVFATPALALEGAPALVGCCALGEGGYGVAVLTQGLDLLRLVTLPGRGHGVVVSPDRRTAVVLARRPGRFAQVIDLTTLDTVDRFETPAGRHFYGHGLFSPDGRYLYATENDYNRPASVLGVYAAGEGYRRIDEFDTGGIGAHEAVLMQDGQTIAVANGGIETHPDFPRIKLNLAEMRPSLCYLDRADGRLLEQRYLTPRWHQLSLRHLTQTRDGAIWIGGQFEGPGRAPLIVRHRQGQPLELVDEPGRHASSTDGFRGYIGSIATDAAGERVVVTAPRGNRALTLNAQTQQAEQQHELADVCGAASGERVVLSTGEGTVIAAGATPRQFAWAWDNHLVRV; this is encoded by the coding sequence TTGCCGGGGGTATTCGCAACGCCCGCGCTGGCCCTCGAAGGCGCTCCCGCTCTGGTCGGCTGCTGTGCGTTAGGCGAAGGCGGCTATGGCGTTGCCGTGCTGACCCAAGGCCTCGATTTGCTGAGGCTGGTTACCCTGCCTGGCCGCGGACATGGCGTGGTCGTTTCGCCGGATCGACGCACCGCCGTGGTGCTGGCCCGCCGACCGGGCCGCTTCGCCCAGGTGATCGATCTGACGACACTGGACACTGTCGACCGTTTTGAAACGCCCGCCGGTCGGCACTTTTACGGCCATGGCCTGTTCAGCCCTGATGGACGTTACCTTTACGCGACGGAGAATGATTACAACCGACCCGCCAGCGTGCTCGGCGTCTATGCCGCCGGCGAGGGCTATCGGCGAATCGACGAATTCGATACCGGAGGGATCGGTGCGCATGAAGCGGTTCTGATGCAGGACGGTCAGACTATCGCGGTCGCCAACGGCGGCATCGAAACCCACCCGGATTTCCCGCGGATCAAGCTTAATCTCGCGGAGATGAGGCCGTCGCTGTGTTATCTGGACCGGGCGGATGGCCGGTTGCTCGAGCAGCGCTACCTGACGCCGCGCTGGCATCAGCTGTCGCTGAGACATTTGACGCAAACCCGCGACGGTGCGATCTGGATCGGCGGGCAGTTTGAGGGGCCCGGCCGGGCGCCGCTGATCGTTCGCCACCGGCAGGGGCAGCCTCTGGAGCTGGTCGACGAGCCCGGCCGTCATGCAAGCTCGACAGACGGATTCCGGGGTTATATCGGTTCAATCGCCACCGATGCGGCGGGCGAGAGGGTGGTCGTCACCGCTCCTCGCGGGAATCGGGCCCTGACGCTGAACGCTCAGACGCAGCAGGCGGAGCAGCAGCATGAGCTGGCGGATGTATGCGGCGCTGCGTCGGGGGAACGGGTGGTGCTGAGCACCGGGGAGGGCACGGTGATTGCTGCCGGCGCGACGCCCCGGCAATTTGCCTGGGCTTGGGACAATCACCTGGTCCGCGTTTAG
- a CDS encoding sigma-70 family RNA polymerase sigma factor: MSSHAPALNLLLADRQLMDSIGKSIDPQQADEALQTLAERLINPGATVPAARPYLRRAARNAAIDLWRSEHCRAEHEARFSQEQPAFDARTPERAALAREKLAALLAALEALPALTQEIFLLHHAKGHTQSDIAARLKLHVSTVEKRLAKARRHCMERLSAYL, translated from the coding sequence TTGTCCAGCCACGCTCCCGCACTGAATTTACTGCTCGCCGATCGTCAGCTGATGGATTCGATCGGCAAATCGATCGACCCACAGCAGGCCGACGAGGCTTTGCAGACCTTGGCCGAACGGCTGATCAATCCCGGTGCAACCGTGCCGGCAGCTAGGCCTTACCTGCGTCGCGCCGCCCGAAATGCGGCCATCGACCTTTGGCGATCAGAGCATTGCCGTGCCGAGCACGAAGCCCGCTTTTCCCAGGAGCAGCCCGCGTTCGACGCACGAACGCCGGAACGTGCCGCGCTTGCGCGGGAAAAGCTTGCCGCGCTGCTGGCTGCGCTCGAAGCCCTGCCTGCACTGACCCAGGAGATCTTCCTGCTGCATCACGCAAAAGGTCACACGCAGAGCGATATCGCCGCTCGCCTGAAGCTGCATGTTTCCACCGTTGAAAAACGCCTCGCCAAGGCCAGACGCCACTGTATGGAGCGTCTCTCCGCTTACCTCTGA
- a CDS encoding TonB-dependent receptor, translated as MVRFAQSIALIVVFAVCALPGSVALAQSSESFRFSIPAQPLKQALVAFSGVTRMQVAADAALVRDRTSRRVEGELTAEQALRQLIGGTSLQLVEVNGTSFALRADAAKPSAPEPLAQRTLEELTVYGTKQNLSVQDTQTSVALYTAESFDRQVAFDLDDLVNRTPNVSSSGRPFDLTIRGVGRRGATGQGGVTSNVYADGAPLVNRSIGGLDSLWDIDQVEILRGPQSTTQGRNALSGAVLIRSKDPSYEWEAAGRVRGAELGQRQYSAMVNVPLVDEQLAFRLALDRQEFEGDIRFQSTGTRSSETTGDTLRAKLLIEPDAIADLRLDIQAEFVDTEQRGNQGLGTQVPVTDPAFQSFDPFGGINLLDPNVTDTESTRYIVDASYELSERWSLVALATHESSESTDIAGSSLFPDLFITDRNTVIDNDASSFEFRANFSDERLSGWIGAYYYEEDSVGSGFFEFPLTALGIPADPPGSIANLAVDFATFTDNWALFGEATFDYSDRWAFSVGLRYDRETIEDTGVRTTPTITPPNCTIPAFGGAPCSFVFPPSDEPLRETTFDAFLPRAAAVYTIDDDQSISFAVARGYRAGRSFLFIRPDGPQLGEVDPEYITNYEVAYRSQWLDRRLTLNANVFFTDWQDQQVSLPTVTAGFASAELVNAGESELYGLELDLNFDLNDEWSLFASLGLLETEYTSFPFAVDPDGNPINTDDPSLADFAGNEFAFAPSYQFSAGFSYENARGFFAAANVNVTPEQFSDVANLAINESDDITLANLRFGYRADRFTVAAYVTNLLDEEAIQSRTLVNADAASGTALPIGTPSFQILRPRLAGIQLDVRF; from the coding sequence GTGGTCAGATTCGCCCAGTCCATTGCTCTTATCGTTGTCTTTGCTGTCTGCGCTCTGCCCGGCAGCGTCGCCCTAGCTCAGAGTTCCGAATCCTTTCGTTTTTCGATTCCGGCCCAGCCGCTTAAACAGGCGCTTGTTGCGTTTAGTGGGGTCACCCGAATGCAGGTTGCCGCTGACGCTGCCCTGGTTCGCGACCGCACAAGCCGCCGCGTCGAGGGTGAACTTACCGCCGAGCAGGCGTTGCGTCAGCTGATCGGCGGCACGTCACTTCAGCTGGTGGAGGTCAACGGCACCAGCTTTGCGTTACGTGCTGACGCCGCCAAGCCAAGTGCCCCCGAGCCACTTGCGCAGCGTACCCTTGAGGAGCTGACCGTTTACGGCACCAAGCAAAACCTTTCAGTGCAGGATACGCAGACCTCAGTGGCTCTCTATACCGCGGAAAGCTTCGACCGGCAGGTGGCGTTCGACCTCGACGACCTCGTGAACCGGACGCCGAACGTATCGTCGTCGGGCCGACCTTTTGATCTCACGATCCGCGGCGTCGGCCGACGGGGCGCCACGGGTCAGGGTGGTGTGACTTCCAACGTGTACGCGGACGGCGCGCCGCTGGTCAATCGCAGTATCGGCGGGCTTGATAGCCTCTGGGACATCGATCAGGTGGAAATTCTGCGGGGGCCTCAATCGACAACTCAGGGGCGCAACGCGCTGTCGGGTGCGGTGCTGATTCGCAGCAAGGATCCCAGCTATGAATGGGAAGCGGCCGGTCGCGTGCGGGGCGCCGAACTCGGTCAGCGTCAGTATTCTGCAATGGTTAACGTGCCGCTGGTCGACGAGCAGCTGGCGTTCCGGCTGGCGCTGGATCGGCAGGAATTTGAAGGCGATATTCGCTTCCAGAGTACCGGTACCCGCTCTTCGGAAACCACCGGCGACACCCTGCGCGCCAAGCTGCTGATCGAGCCCGATGCTATTGCGGACCTTCGCCTGGACATTCAGGCGGAGTTTGTCGATACCGAGCAGCGGGGGAATCAAGGTCTGGGGACTCAGGTGCCGGTGACCGACCCGGCGTTCCAATCCTTTGATCCATTCGGCGGCATCAACCTGCTGGACCCGAATGTGACGGACACGGAGTCCACGCGCTATATCGTTGACGCCAGCTACGAGCTGTCGGAGCGCTGGTCGCTGGTCGCCCTGGCAACCCACGAATCCTCCGAGAGTACGGATATCGCTGGCAGCAGCCTGTTCCCCGATCTTTTTATCACCGACCGAAATACCGTCATTGACAACGACGCGAGCTCGTTTGAATTTCGCGCAAACTTCAGCGATGAACGGCTTTCAGGCTGGATCGGGGCCTACTACTACGAAGAGGATTCGGTAGGCTCCGGGTTTTTCGAGTTCCCGCTCACGGCGCTGGGTATACCTGCAGATCCGCCGGGCTCGATCGCCAATTTGGCCGTCGACTTTGCCACGTTTACGGATAACTGGGCGCTGTTTGGCGAGGCCACCTTTGACTACAGCGACCGCTGGGCGTTTTCGGTGGGGCTGCGCTACGATCGGGAGACGATTGAGGACACTGGCGTTAGAACCACCCCGACCATTACGCCGCCGAATTGTACGATTCCAGCCTTCGGCGGTGCCCCGTGCAGCTTTGTGTTTCCGCCCTCGGACGAGCCGCTGCGCGAAACAACCTTCGACGCGTTTCTCCCACGCGCCGCCGCCGTTTACACGATCGATGATGATCAGTCGATTTCGTTTGCGGTGGCCAGAGGCTATCGGGCGGGAAGATCCTTCCTGTTTATTAGACCCGATGGCCCGCAGCTCGGAGAAGTGGACCCGGAGTACATCACCAACTACGAGGTCGCTTACCGGTCACAGTGGCTGGATCGTCGCCTGACGTTAAACGCTAATGTGTTCTTTACGGACTGGCAGGACCAGCAGGTCTCATTGCCCACCGTGACGGCGGGCTTTGCCTCTGCAGAACTGGTTAATGCCGGTGAATCGGAGCTATACGGTCTGGAGCTCGATCTCAACTTTGATCTCAACGATGAGTGGTCATTGTTCGCCAGCCTGGGGCTCCTCGAAACCGAGTACACGTCATTCCCGTTTGCCGTCGACCCGGACGGTAATCCCATTAACACCGATGATCCAAGCCTCGCTGATTTTGCCGGCAATGAGTTTGCATTTGCGCCGTCCTATCAATTCTCCGCAGGGTTCAGCTACGAAAATGCGCGGGGCTTTTTTGCCGCGGCCAACGTCAACGTAACGCCCGAGCAGTTCTCCGACGTGGCGAACCTAGCTATCAACGAAAGTGACGACATCACGCTGGCTAACCTGCGCTTCGGTTACCGAGCCGATCGATTCACCGTAGCGGCATACGTGACCAATCTGCTCGACGAAGAGGCGATTCAGAGCCGCACGCTGGTGAATGCCGATGCGGCCAGCGGAACCGCTTTACCGATCGGTACGCCAAGTTTTCAAATCCTCCGGCCACGGCTTGCGGGGATCCAGCTGGACGTCAGGTTTTAA
- a CDS encoding FecR domain-containing protein — MPSGKPVDGSSNSAINEAALACVQQVAARGAPEDHLALARFRAESEEHAAAAARAEQLQQLTEALPETPVSPARRIARNLDLWWTRLTERPALPGTGAVALVACAWFLSAELRAPAPVVTSTVAVRPVPQASPLRLRTRWGQRQTAELPDGSQVWMDWETELTASFDDASRRVTLAGGNAIFDVVSRDDHPFIVLAGSSETRVTGTQFIVSRSKPDLVEVSVLEGAVEVGTLDEPRQRLTPGQRIVAEGSSLGPISQRSVEELGRWREGMLVFDERPLVDALETIAGYSRLELDTSQMIDLGERVTGVFFTDRADDALQTLVQAHRLEQKLDRGLLVIRSPRPLRPERP; from the coding sequence ATGCCATCAGGAAAGCCGGTAGACGGCTCTTCAAACAGCGCTATCAACGAGGCGGCGCTCGCCTGCGTCCAGCAGGTGGCCGCGCGCGGTGCGCCCGAGGACCATCTTGCGCTGGCACGCTTTCGAGCGGAAAGCGAGGAACACGCGGCAGCTGCAGCGAGAGCTGAACAGCTACAGCAGCTTACCGAGGCGCTCCCCGAAACGCCGGTCTCGCCAGCTCGGCGCATCGCAAGAAATCTGGATCTGTGGTGGACCCGCCTGACCGAGCGCCCGGCGCTGCCGGGAACGGGTGCGGTGGCCCTGGTAGCCTGTGCGTGGTTCCTGTCGGCGGAGCTGCGGGCCCCAGCCCCGGTGGTTACTTCGACGGTTGCGGTCCGGCCCGTACCGCAGGCGTCACCGCTGCGCCTGCGGACTCGATGGGGACAGCGCCAGACGGCAGAGCTGCCCGATGGTTCTCAGGTCTGGATGGATTGGGAGACCGAGCTGACGGCGTCTTTTGATGACGCCAGTCGCCGGGTCACCTTGGCGGGGGGGAACGCGATTTTTGACGTCGTCTCGCGCGATGACCATCCGTTTATTGTGCTGGCAGGAAGCAGCGAGACCCGCGTCACGGGGACACAATTCATCGTCAGCAGGTCGAAACCGGATCTTGTTGAGGTGTCGGTCCTCGAGGGGGCCGTCGAGGTCGGAACCCTGGATGAGCCCAGACAGCGACTCACGCCCGGGCAGCGTATTGTTGCCGAAGGTTCGAGCCTGGGCCCGATATCTCAACGGTCTGTCGAGGAACTGGGTCGCTGGCGTGAGGGCATGCTGGTGTTCGATGAACGCCCGCTGGTCGACGCGCTCGAGACGATCGCCGGGTACAGCCGGCTGGAGCTCGATACCAGCCAGATGATCGATCTCGGGGAGCGGGTCACCGGGGTGTTTTTCACCGACCGGGCTGATGATGCGCTCCAGACGCTCGTCCAGGCTCATCGCCTTGAGCAAAAACTTGATCGTGGCCTTTTGGTGATTCGTTCTCCAAGGCCGCTCCGGCCCGAAAGGCCTTGA
- a CDS encoding FecR domain-containing protein — MSEPMGAPNTIEDEALALLEQSAHLPDEQREQLFESFAAGSDAHAKALRSAQRYVRMLSQTDPRPFSKQEKRSIRRQVRIARMTEPRRWVPVAGVLALLTAWLVTLNDQRVPSGAESVVATPATPAVNYETGRYHREIKLSDGSTLWLDWHSQISVSMQEGKRRLTFHRGRAAFSVAPDTRQPFEVSAGGLTTRVTGTQFEVDLRRSERPAISVVEGSVEVSFESQTLALHARDYVVLQGRDLELSASTFRDELSGWRDGRLVLRNVSLSEAIATLQHYSRFTVDTSRLAHLPARVSGTYFVERADDGLFTLFETHRLMVEQKGATLVLRPPRLRPPGAL; from the coding sequence TTGAGCGAACCCATGGGCGCACCGAATACGATCGAGGATGAGGCGCTGGCTCTTTTGGAGCAGAGCGCTCACCTTCCTGACGAACAACGCGAGCAGCTCTTTGAGAGCTTCGCTGCGGGGTCCGACGCCCACGCAAAGGCACTGCGATCGGCACAGCGCTACGTGCGCATGCTCTCGCAGACTGACCCGCGCCCTTTCAGCAAGCAAGAAAAGCGCTCGATTCGGCGTCAGGTGCGAATCGCGCGCATGACCGAACCTCGCCGCTGGGTCCCCGTTGCGGGGGTCCTTGCTCTGCTTACGGCATGGCTTGTGACGTTGAATGACCAGCGGGTGCCGTCAGGCGCGGAATCGGTTGTTGCCACTCCCGCCACTCCAGCCGTCAACTACGAAACCGGCCGATACCATCGTGAGATCAAGCTCAGCGACGGTTCGACGCTCTGGCTGGATTGGCACAGCCAGATTTCGGTCTCCATGCAGGAAGGCAAAAGGCGGCTTACGTTCCATCGGGGCCGCGCCGCGTTCTCCGTAGCACCGGATACGAGGCAACCTTTTGAGGTGAGCGCGGGCGGACTGACTACGCGAGTCACAGGCACGCAGTTTGAGGTCGACCTGCGCCGGTCGGAGCGGCCGGCCATTTCTGTGGTCGAAGGGTCTGTCGAAGTCAGCTTCGAGTCTCAAACGCTCGCCCTCCACGCCAGGGACTACGTGGTGCTGCAGGGACGCGACCTCGAGCTCAGCGCAAGTACTTTTCGGGACGAACTCTCCGGCTGGCGAGACGGCAGGCTGGTGCTGCGTAACGTCAGCCTGAGTGAGGCGATTGCGACTCTCCAGCATTACAGCCGATTTACGGTTGACACCTCCAGGCTGGCGCACCTTCCTGCGCGAGTCTCGGGAACCTATTTTGTCGAACGGGCGGATGATGGTTTGTTCACCCTGTTTGAAACCCACCGCCTGATGGTCGAGCAGAAGGGTGCGACGCTCGTACTCAGGCCACCGCGCCTGCGGCCCCCGGGAGCGTTATAA
- a CDS encoding M23 family metallopeptidase yields the protein MAFDFVQVDQRGQTCDQGRVKSLLGTTASSRFYCWEQPVFSPISGTVLRCANDWSDHLSNGPISTIQRWYYARYRFKPELRDGVLDIRPNAGNFIMIESNEGYIVFLAHLRQGSLKVMPGQAVVVGDELAAVGNSGNSTAPHLHLNLFDQMVDPFSAEVLPFVFAELEVRDPSGAWCQRQEVVPTLDALVRVS from the coding sequence TTGGCCTTCGATTTTGTTCAGGTTGATCAGCGTGGACAGACTTGTGATCAGGGACGGGTGAAGTCGCTGCTCGGCACAACGGCATCCAGCAGATTCTATTGCTGGGAGCAGCCGGTTTTTTCGCCGATTTCGGGGACCGTCCTGCGCTGTGCCAACGATTGGTCCGATCATCTCAGCAACGGGCCTATTTCGACGATTCAGCGATGGTATTACGCAAGGTATCGCTTCAAGCCTGAGCTGCGCGACGGCGTTCTGGACATCCGGCCTAATGCCGGAAATTTCATCATGATCGAGTCGAACGAGGGTTACATCGTGTTCCTGGCTCACCTGCGCCAGGGATCACTCAAGGTCATGCCCGGCCAGGCCGTCGTCGTAGGGGATGAGCTTGCGGCGGTCGGAAACTCCGGGAACTCGACGGCTCCTCACCTTCATCTAAATCTATTCGATCAGATGGTCGATCCGTTCTCTGCCGAAGTGCTCCCTTTCGTATTCGCTGAACTGGAGGTGCGGGATCCAAGCGGTGCGTGGTGTCAACGGCAAGAGGTTGTGCCGACGCTGGACGCGCTGGTCCGGGTGTCCTGA
- a CDS encoding imelysin family protein, translating to MKWRSRRWVLLGGLLVALAGCEPELNTRERFFGHAYEILRASYDALATGAETQRDAVKRICAAEGQHGEPLHREARDAFQALAQAWSRVEWLRLGPVLSEHRFERIFYWPDRGGRGRRQLLQLLASNLPEPFTAAELGEKSVALQGLPALEYLLYGEPSASLQPGQDTCRLAEAVTDQLAQQSRALASDWSTAGNLRPALSGSDELIEEDRALAALLQAADQALKTAAELKIAVALGDSPANARPGLAPFATSGLTASMLAAGTAELGALFTGPFQALLPEGSRYQGEALLRELELSEAQFRALSEAGPWRELIVDERHRSRLSYVQQPLLGAHRQLAYTLMPALGLTQGFNSADGD from the coding sequence ATGAAATGGCGATCACGTCGATGGGTGTTGCTTGGCGGACTGCTGGTCGCGTTAGCGGGCTGCGAACCGGAACTCAATACGCGGGAGCGGTTCTTTGGGCACGCCTACGAAATTCTCAGGGCGAGCTACGACGCGCTGGCGACCGGCGCCGAGACGCAGCGCGATGCCGTCAAGCGGATTTGCGCCGCGGAGGGGCAACACGGCGAGCCGCTTCACCGCGAGGCTCGAGACGCCTTTCAGGCGCTGGCCCAGGCGTGGTCCCGCGTCGAGTGGCTGCGGCTGGGGCCGGTGCTCAGCGAGCACCGCTTCGAGCGCATATTCTACTGGCCTGATCGCGGCGGCCGCGGGCGTCGACAGCTCCTCCAGCTGCTGGCCAGTAATCTGCCCGAACCGTTTACCGCCGCTGAGCTGGGCGAAAAGAGCGTGGCGCTGCAGGGCCTGCCGGCACTGGAGTACCTGCTTTACGGCGAGCCGTCGGCAAGCCTGCAGCCGGGGCAGGACACCTGCCGGCTTGCCGAGGCGGTCACCGACCAGCTTGCGCAGCAGAGCCGCGCCCTGGCGTCGGACTGGTCGACGGCTGGCAACCTTCGGCCCGCGCTCAGCGGGTCTGATGAGCTCATCGAAGAAGACCGCGCGCTCGCCGCTCTGCTGCAGGCGGCGGATCAGGCGCTGAAAACGGCGGCTGAACTGAAAATCGCTGTGGCTTTGGGCGACAGCCCCGCCAACGCGCGCCCGGGCCTGGCGCCCTTTGCGACATCGGGGCTCACGGCCAGCATGCTCGCTGCCGGCACTGCCGAACTGGGAGCGCTGTTCACCGGACCGTTCCAGGCGTTGCTGCCCGAGGGTAGTCGTTACCAGGGTGAGGCGCTGCTGCGGGAGCTCGAGCTCAGCGAAGCGCAGTTTCGGGCGCTGAGCGAAGCCGGACCCTGGCGAGAGCTGATCGTGGATGAGCGTCATCGGTCGCGGCTCAGCTATGTGCAGCAGCCGCTGCTCGGCGCCCATCGACAGCTGGCCTATACGCTCATGCCGGCGCTTGGTCTGACCCAGGGTTTCAACTCGGCTGACGGTGACTGA